A stretch of Halocalculus aciditolerans DNA encodes these proteins:
- the map gene encoding type II methionyl aminopeptidase: MTDTVELGSEAYEQYVEAGEILVEVMDEAEARVEVGATHLEVAEFAEEKIEELGGEPAFPVNISVNEEASHASPGADDDTEFGEDVVCLDVGVHVDGYIADAARTVDLTGEQTELVEAAEEALEAGLDVVEAGVHTGEIGAEVEDVIRAYGYNPIINLTGHGLAHWDAHTGPNVPNRGTEEGTVLEAGDVLAIEPFATTGSGRVTEGSKTEIYSLKSTRGVRNRQARQILDTVEDEYRELPFAARWLDGGRTEMALRRLVMNDSLRSYPVLKEDDGELVSQAEHTIIVTEDGHERTTE; encoded by the coding sequence ATGACGGACACCGTCGAACTCGGCAGTGAGGCGTACGAGCAGTACGTGGAAGCCGGCGAGATTCTCGTCGAAGTGATGGACGAAGCCGAAGCCCGCGTCGAGGTCGGCGCGACCCACCTCGAGGTCGCCGAGTTCGCCGAGGAGAAGATCGAGGAACTCGGCGGGGAGCCCGCGTTCCCCGTGAACATCAGCGTGAACGAGGAAGCGAGCCACGCCTCCCCGGGCGCGGACGACGACACCGAGTTCGGCGAGGACGTCGTCTGCCTCGACGTCGGCGTCCACGTGGATGGCTACATCGCCGACGCCGCGCGCACCGTCGACCTCACCGGCGAGCAGACCGAACTCGTCGAAGCCGCCGAGGAAGCCCTCGAAGCCGGCCTCGACGTCGTCGAAGCCGGCGTGCACACCGGCGAAATCGGCGCGGAAGTCGAGGACGTCATCCGCGCGTACGGCTACAACCCCATCATCAACCTCACCGGCCACGGCCTCGCGCACTGGGACGCCCACACCGGCCCGAACGTCCCGAACCGCGGCACGGAGGAGGGAACCGTCCTCGAAGCCGGCGACGTCCTCGCCATCGAGCCGTTCGCCACCACCGGCTCCGGCCGCGTGACCGAGGGGTCGAAGACCGAGATTTACTCGCTCAAGTCCACGCGCGGCGTCCGCAACCGCCAGGCCCGCCAGATTCTCGACACCGTCGAAGACGAGTACCGCGAGCTCCCGTTCGCCGCGCGCTGGCTCGACGGCGGCCGCACCGAGATGGCGCTCCGCCGCCTCGTCATGAACGACAGCCTCCGCTCCTACCCCGTGCTGAAAGAAGACGACGGCGAACTCGTCAGTCAGGCCGAACACACCATCATCGTCACCGAAGACGGCCACGAACGAACGACGGAGTGA
- a CDS encoding DUF7835 family putative zinc beta-ribbon protein → MASKTPHSDGMTEQCEKCGRETPHEVSVELKTESSKSENAEFSREPYRVSQCRMCGDETSTRMNNA, encoded by the coding sequence ATGGCAAGCAAAACACCGCATTCCGACGGTATGACTGAGCAGTGCGAGAAGTGCGGCCGCGAGACCCCTCACGAGGTCTCCGTCGAGCTCAAAACTGAGAGCTCGAAATCCGAGAACGCCGAATTCTCGCGGGAACCCTACCGGGTTTCCCAGTGCCGGATGTGCGGCGACGAAACCAGCACGCGGATGAACAACGCCTAA